The proteins below are encoded in one region of Pyxidicoccus trucidator:
- a CDS encoding FHA domain-containing protein, with the protein MWQIIINGPGYFDTSYDLPEGVTSLGRADENDIVLGGDLVSRRHARLYVEGDVLRIEDLGSRNGSRVNGAPLQGSRQLSPGDMVALGENTLSVRQPNTVESAATEMVDLGAGGVVRFGHGQDVGPSVLLAKNVKDADVLRLLDNVGSVPFDDSFSGSSPVPPTASPRVGQESLVLLFRTAEALASATTLSGFLDTTMDRLLERTDATTAVVLLKHSSGAMVPAAVRHRGKLAKGEVPVSDAIVEEALRQGRALAVDDVRDDRRFAGRESVMLYGVDRVLCIPIGSEPPYTGVLYVNTAAKGDTSVEVMLDACSAVAHLVATGVQKFGPRESSPATERMRRALERYHPADVAERRASEAQRQGGRLPGLEERNVTVLHAELVGFTELAGKLGAQRASQMLNDFHSRMTGIVFSFEATVEGFLGESMRALFGVPYAKGEDSVRAVRAALSLRSDWERAMFRRPQDERCELRIALHTTRALVGMIGNEVRSDYTAVGEGVGVAGWLAATGNPGQVLITGKVLASVGARFDVQPLGERLLRPPKDRMAAFEVLEEDVGMLTNPGLR; encoded by the coding sequence ATGTGGCAGATCATCATCAACGGGCCCGGCTACTTCGACACGTCCTACGATCTGCCCGAGGGCGTGACGAGTCTCGGCCGAGCGGACGAGAACGACATCGTCCTGGGCGGCGACCTCGTCTCGCGCCGTCACGCACGCCTCTATGTCGAGGGTGACGTGCTGCGCATCGAGGACCTGGGCAGCCGCAACGGCAGCCGCGTCAACGGCGCGCCGCTGCAGGGCTCGCGGCAGCTGTCGCCCGGGGACATGGTGGCGCTGGGGGAGAACACGCTCTCCGTCCGCCAGCCCAACACGGTGGAGAGCGCGGCCACGGAGATGGTGGACCTGGGCGCGGGCGGGGTGGTGCGCTTCGGCCACGGGCAGGACGTGGGCCCGTCCGTGCTGCTCGCGAAGAACGTGAAGGACGCGGACGTCCTGCGCCTGCTGGACAACGTGGGGTCCGTCCCCTTCGATGACTCCTTCTCCGGGTCCTCGCCGGTGCCGCCCACCGCCAGTCCCCGGGTGGGCCAGGAGTCGCTGGTGCTGCTGTTCCGCACCGCGGAAGCGCTGGCCTCCGCCACCACGCTGTCCGGCTTCCTGGACACCACCATGGACCGGCTGCTGGAGCGCACGGACGCCACCACCGCGGTGGTGCTGCTCAAGCACTCGTCCGGCGCCATGGTGCCCGCGGCGGTGCGGCACCGGGGGAAGCTGGCCAAGGGCGAAGTGCCCGTGTCGGACGCCATCGTCGAGGAGGCCCTGCGCCAGGGCCGCGCGCTCGCCGTGGACGACGTGCGCGACGACCGCCGCTTCGCCGGCCGCGAGAGCGTCATGCTCTACGGCGTGGACCGGGTGCTGTGCATCCCCATCGGCTCCGAGCCGCCCTATACCGGCGTCCTCTACGTCAACACCGCCGCCAAGGGCGACACCAGCGTGGAGGTGATGCTGGACGCTTGCAGCGCGGTGGCGCACCTGGTCGCCACCGGCGTGCAGAAGTTCGGCCCGCGCGAGAGCTCGCCCGCCACCGAGCGGATGCGACGCGCGCTGGAGCGCTACCACCCCGCGGACGTGGCCGAGCGCCGCGCCTCCGAGGCCCAGCGCCAGGGCGGCCGACTCCCCGGGCTGGAGGAGCGCAACGTCACCGTGCTGCACGCGGAGCTGGTGGGCTTCACCGAGCTGGCCGGGAAGCTCGGCGCGCAGCGGGCGTCGCAGATGCTCAACGACTTCCACTCGCGGATGACGGGCATCGTCTTCAGCTTCGAGGCCACGGTGGAGGGCTTCCTCGGCGAGTCCATGCGCGCCCTCTTCGGCGTGCCCTACGCCAAGGGCGAGGACTCGGTGCGGGCCGTCCGCGCCGCGCTGTCCCTGCGCTCCGACTGGGAGCGGGCCATGTTCCGGCGCCCCCAGGACGAGCGCTGCGAGCTGCGCATCGCCCTGCACACCACCCGCGCGCTGGTGGGGATGATCGGCAACGAGGTGCGCTCGGACTACACGGCCGTGGGCGAGGGCGTGGGAGTGGCTGGCTGGCTGGCTGCTACCGGCAACCCCGGGCAGGTGCTGATTACGGGCAAGGTCCTGGCCTCCGTGGGGGCCCGCTTCGACGTGCAGCCCCTGGGAGAGCGGCTCCTGCGCCCGCCCAAGGACCGGATGGCCGCCTTCGAGGTGCTCGAAGAGGATGTAGGCATGCTCACCAACCCGGGCCTGAGGTGA
- a CDS encoding ubiquinol-cytochrome c reductase iron-sulfur subunit: protein MSRTPPAPHIKEVDRRAALRTLLRGTCALAAVGAGCGGEWRDAVVLDAPAPDAGAPGAACSGGPTPGTAGEGWVEVRLEEHPGLREPDGFAEVRVPQALLDVVVVHTSPGCYAALWRICTHGDCAVGWKPADGVLECPCHGSRFGQDGRVLTGPATRPLTAFPAVRVGDSVFIHRPR from the coding sequence GTGAGCAGGACTCCGCCTGCCCCGCATATAAAGGAGGTGGACCGCCGCGCCGCGCTCCGCACCCTGCTGCGGGGCACCTGCGCCCTGGCCGCCGTCGGGGCCGGGTGTGGCGGGGAGTGGCGGGACGCGGTGGTGCTCGACGCGCCGGCTCCGGATGCCGGGGCGCCGGGCGCGGCCTGCTCCGGGGGGCCCACGCCGGGCACCGCCGGGGAGGGCTGGGTGGAGGTGCGGCTCGAAGAGCACCCCGGGCTCAGGGAGCCAGACGGGTTCGCCGAGGTGCGCGTCCCCCAGGCGCTGCTGGACGTGGTGGTGGTGCACACCTCGCCCGGCTGCTACGCGGCCCTCTGGCGCATCTGCACGCACGGGGACTGCGCCGTGGGGTGGAAGCCCGCCGACGGCGTGCTGGAGTGCCCCTGCCATGGCTCGCGCTTCGGGCAGGACGGCCGGGTGCTGACCGGGCCCGCCACCCGCCCCCTCACCGCCTTTCCGGCCGTGAGGGTGGGGGACTCCGTCTTCATCCACCGGCCCCGCTGA
- a CDS encoding cell surface protein, with translation MSSRGSSLWPWGAALAVLLSLAACGDEDGPTTPDAGTDPAGDAGADSGTDAGTPDSGTDAGVRPSDPYADEVVSFEPGEGAGFGQDRFPSIVLGPPVGVGPDNGSLDVLSLGRGGTIILRFTDVGVVDGPGVDLLVFENAFAIPGGGTYSETGVVAVSDDGVTFHPFPCAATDADGGYPGCAGVRPIQANPANGVSATDPAVAGGDGFDLATLGLSRIRYVRITDSGANGYGGTGGGFDLDAVAVVNGEPLQGTPP, from the coding sequence ATGAGCTCGCGCGGCTCCAGCCTCTGGCCCTGGGGCGCGGCGCTCGCCGTGCTCCTGTCGCTCGCCGCCTGCGGTGACGAGGACGGCCCCACCACGCCAGATGCGGGGACGGACCCTGCCGGGGACGCGGGTGCGGACAGCGGCACCGACGCCGGCACGCCGGACAGCGGCACCGACGCTGGAGTCCGCCCGTCGGACCCGTACGCCGACGAGGTGGTCTCCTTCGAGCCCGGTGAAGGCGCCGGCTTCGGACAGGACCGCTTCCCCTCCATCGTCCTCGGTCCTCCCGTGGGCGTGGGCCCCGACAACGGCTCGCTCGACGTGCTCTCGCTGGGCCGCGGGGGCACCATCATCCTGCGCTTCACCGACGTGGGCGTGGTGGATGGGCCCGGCGTGGACCTGCTCGTCTTCGAGAACGCCTTCGCCATTCCCGGCGGAGGCACCTACTCGGAGACGGGCGTGGTGGCGGTGAGCGACGACGGCGTCACCTTTCACCCGTTCCCCTGCGCCGCCACCGACGCGGACGGGGGCTACCCGGGCTGTGCCGGCGTCCGCCCCATCCAGGCCAACCCGGCCAACGGCGTCAGCGCCACGGACCCCGCGGTGGCGGGCGGTGACGGCTTCGACCTGGCCACCCTGGGCCTGTCACGCATTCGTTACGTCCGCATCACCGACAGCGGCGCCAACGGCTACGGCGGCACGGGCGGCGGCTTCGACCTGGACGCCGTCGCCGTGGTGAATGGGGAGCCCCTCCAGGGGACCCCGCCGTGA
- a CDS encoding iron ABC transporter permease — translation MTSAETPVSSRGAYGFRASRVLALFCAFLALLCVSFAVAVRFGEQPISLTAALTDPASSDAVIFWSLRLPRALLAAIVGAGLAVSGTTLQGLLRNPLADPFILGVSGGAALGATLALAVGLGTVSEVAPGLGGALARLSAPALFAFLGAGASILFVLSASGGATARAPYAALLTGVVFNAFASAAITLIKTMSAPERLGEILHWLVGTLGYERGNTLALSALLQVAAVGVMWALSGRLNLLSLGDDDAASLGVPVNATRRWLLLASSVSVAGAVALTGLIGFVGLIVPHLLRLAFGPDQRLLVPLSALGGAAFLLLADLLARLAFPLFNQDLPVGVVTALLGGPLFLGLLRRSVRLGQT, via the coding sequence GTGACGAGCGCGGAGACACCCGTTTCGAGCAGAGGCGCGTATGGCTTCCGCGCCTCGCGAGTCCTCGCGCTCTTCTGTGCCTTCCTCGCGCTGCTGTGCGTCTCGTTCGCCGTGGCCGTGCGCTTCGGTGAGCAGCCCATCTCCCTCACCGCCGCGCTGACGGACCCCGCCTCCTCCGACGCGGTCATCTTCTGGTCCCTGCGCCTGCCCCGCGCGCTGCTCGCCGCCATCGTCGGCGCGGGGCTCGCCGTCTCGGGCACCACGCTCCAGGGCCTGCTTCGCAACCCCCTGGCCGACCCCTTCATCCTCGGTGTCTCCGGCGGGGCCGCGCTCGGGGCCACCCTGGCGCTCGCCGTGGGCCTGGGCACCGTGAGCGAGGTCGCTCCAGGCCTGGGCGGAGCGCTGGCCCGCCTGTCCGCACCCGCGCTGTTCGCCTTCCTCGGCGCGGGCGCCTCCATCCTCTTCGTTCTCTCCGCCAGCGGGGGCGCCACCGCCCGCGCGCCCTACGCCGCCCTCCTCACCGGGGTCGTCTTCAACGCCTTCGCCTCCGCCGCCATCACCCTCATCAAGACGATGTCCGCTCCGGAGCGGCTGGGCGAAATCCTCCACTGGCTCGTGGGGACGCTCGGCTATGAGCGCGGCAACACGCTGGCCCTGTCAGCGCTCCTCCAGGTGGCGGCGGTCGGCGTCATGTGGGCGCTGTCCGGCCGGCTCAACCTCCTGTCGCTCGGTGACGATGACGCGGCTTCGCTAGGCGTGCCGGTGAATGCCACCCGCCGCTGGCTGCTGCTCGCCTCCAGTGTCAGCGTGGCCGGCGCGGTGGCGCTCACGGGACTCATCGGCTTCGTGGGCCTCATCGTCCCGCACTTGCTGCGGCTGGCCTTCGGCCCGGACCAGCGGCTGCTGGTTCCGCTGTCCGCGCTGGGCGGCGCGGCCTTCCTCCTGCTCGCGGACCTGCTGGCGCGGCTGGCCTTCCCCCTCTTCAACCAGGACCTTCCCGTGGGCGTCGTCACCGCGCTCCTCGGAGGTCCGCTCTTTCTTGGCTTGCTGCGGCGAAGCGTGCGGCTGGGGCAGACCTGA
- a CDS encoding ABC transporter substrate-binding protein, producing the protein MNLRSSSFRVPWLAVLATVLCLVTGSAGAASAPTHQGPRTLGPPAPARVRRVVTLAPSLTEMVLTVGAGSTLVGVSRFDEAKEVEKLPRVGGFVDPSVESVVALKPDLVLVQPGPGNQRPVEKMAELGVPVLLLPLHSVADVLAGMRAVGVALGRQKEAEAVVSRIEATRTRVREAAKKLPAPRVLFAYGFEPLVVAGPGSFANELLKDAGGINVAADGGSAYPVYSVERVVRSRPDVVVDAADVDVGKDKLRGLPGLSGARWVELPSLALLQPGPSLGQGLEELFRLLHPEAAGKGGAKP; encoded by the coding sequence ATGAACCTGCGCTCTTCCAGCTTCCGCGTCCCGTGGCTTGCCGTGCTGGCCACCGTGCTGTGCCTCGTCACGGGCTCGGCGGGGGCGGCCAGTGCCCCCACGCACCAGGGGCCTCGCACGCTGGGGCCGCCGGCTCCGGCCCGGGTGCGACGCGTGGTGACGCTGGCCCCATCGCTGACGGAGATGGTGCTCACGGTGGGGGCGGGCAGCACGCTGGTGGGCGTGTCTCGCTTCGACGAGGCGAAGGAGGTGGAGAAGCTCCCCCGCGTGGGCGGCTTCGTGGACCCGTCCGTCGAGTCGGTGGTGGCGCTGAAGCCGGACCTCGTCCTGGTGCAGCCGGGTCCGGGCAACCAGCGCCCCGTGGAGAAGATGGCGGAGCTGGGTGTGCCCGTGCTGCTCCTGCCGCTGCACTCCGTCGCGGACGTGCTCGCCGGCATGCGCGCGGTGGGCGTGGCGCTCGGCCGGCAGAAGGAGGCGGAGGCCGTCGTCTCCCGCATCGAGGCCACGCGCACTCGCGTCCGCGAGGCCGCGAAGAAGCTCCCCGCGCCGCGCGTGCTGTTCGCCTATGGCTTCGAGCCGCTCGTGGTCGCCGGCCCTGGCTCCTTCGCGAATGAGCTGCTGAAGGACGCGGGGGGCATCAACGTGGCCGCGGATGGAGGCTCCGCGTATCCCGTGTACTCGGTGGAGCGCGTCGTTCGCTCCCGTCCCGACGTGGTGGTGGACGCCGCGGACGTGGACGTGGGCAAGGACAAGCTGCGTGGGCTCCCGGGCCTGTCGGGCGCTCGCTGGGTAGAGCTGCCCTCGCTCGCGCTGCTGCAGCCCGGTCCGTCGCTGGGCCAGGGCCTGGAGGAGCTGTTCCGGCTGCTTCACCCGGAAGCGGCCGGGAAGGGTGGCGCGAAGCCCTAG
- a CDS encoding MXAN_6577-like cysteine-rich protein, producing MPRWPRPLEPLLPLLLVALAGLTLTGCPDEGVVCTSGLSVCGETCVDLGGDTSNCGACGNACGAGQSCQQGACECRPGTESCGGACVATASDVAHCGACGNACPSGQVCETGTCREGCSAGATRCGDSCVDLRADTLNCGACGNACPDVQSCHAGRCAYDVVTACYTNGQLVGIQAGTDALGPRRQFGAGVQSLAAWEGFVLAADATNSRLLQAAGGELGAVVEEDSLGATAGSPNDVFVDPPYVYVVDSVNNTLQVLKREGPTQGGGLGLRTVSQVNLGRNTSPQGIAKWGTLLYVPLFGTASNDFASGNAVVRLDVSNPEQPSRVDTIPLTGLDLKSFDGGTVLPLPYSVAATDGGVYVALTNLNPYNNYLPNGPGMLARIDPADGGVSAIDLGAEDCLNAGYVEGVGEQLVVACLGEARLDRANGGLADSVRATGLVLVKDDVAVASYALSPGCEPGTQGCRLAVASRFAVAGGAVYLGDTNAGRVFVVEVEDGRLVERRGHTTPQARGPALEACPVDPRRPVSNAIDVTALP from the coding sequence ATGCCGCGCTGGCCTCGTCCCCTTGAGCCGCTCCTCCCGCTGCTGCTGGTGGCCCTGGCGGGCCTGACGCTCACCGGCTGCCCGGACGAGGGCGTGGTGTGCACCTCGGGCCTCAGTGTCTGTGGCGAGACGTGTGTGGACCTCGGCGGTGACACGTCGAACTGTGGCGCGTGCGGCAATGCGTGCGGCGCCGGGCAGTCCTGTCAGCAGGGCGCGTGTGAGTGCCGCCCCGGCACGGAGTCCTGCGGCGGCGCGTGCGTGGCCACCGCGAGCGACGTGGCCCACTGCGGCGCGTGTGGCAACGCGTGTCCCTCCGGCCAGGTGTGCGAGACAGGGACGTGCCGCGAGGGCTGCTCGGCGGGCGCGACGCGGTGTGGAGACTCGTGCGTGGACCTCCGGGCGGACACGTTGAACTGTGGCGCTTGCGGCAACGCGTGCCCGGACGTGCAGTCGTGTCACGCGGGCCGGTGCGCGTACGACGTGGTGACGGCCTGCTACACCAACGGGCAGTTGGTGGGCATCCAGGCGGGGACGGATGCACTCGGGCCCCGGCGGCAGTTTGGTGCCGGAGTGCAGTCGCTCGCCGCGTGGGAGGGCTTCGTGCTCGCCGCGGACGCGACGAACTCCCGGCTGCTCCAGGCCGCGGGCGGTGAGCTGGGGGCCGTGGTGGAGGAGGACTCGCTGGGCGCGACGGCCGGCTCGCCCAATGACGTGTTCGTGGACCCGCCGTATGTCTACGTCGTCGACTCGGTGAACAACACGCTCCAGGTGCTCAAGCGCGAGGGCCCCACCCAGGGCGGCGGCCTGGGCCTGCGCACCGTGTCGCAGGTGAACCTGGGGCGGAACACCAGCCCGCAGGGCATCGCGAAGTGGGGCACGCTGCTCTACGTCCCGTTGTTCGGCACCGCCAGCAATGACTTCGCTTCCGGCAACGCGGTGGTCCGGCTGGACGTCTCCAACCCCGAGCAGCCGAGCAGGGTGGACACGATTCCGCTCACCGGGTTGGACTTGAAGTCCTTCGACGGCGGCACGGTGCTGCCGCTGCCGTACTCGGTGGCGGCGACGGACGGTGGCGTGTACGTGGCCCTCACCAACCTCAACCCGTACAACAACTACCTGCCCAACGGGCCGGGGATGCTCGCGCGCATCGACCCCGCGGATGGTGGGGTGAGTGCCATCGACCTGGGCGCGGAGGACTGCCTCAACGCCGGCTATGTGGAGGGAGTGGGGGAGCAACTCGTGGTCGCCTGCCTGGGCGAGGCCCGACTCGACCGTGCGAATGGCGGCCTCGCCGACTCCGTGCGCGCCACCGGACTGGTGCTGGTGAAGGACGACGTGGCCGTGGCGTCCTACGCGCTGAGCCCGGGTTGCGAGCCTGGCACCCAGGGCTGCCGTCTCGCCGTGGCCAGCCGCTTCGCCGTGGCGGGAGGCGCCGTGTATCTGGGCGACACCAACGCGGGCCGCGTCTTCGTGGTGGAGGTGGAGGACGGCAGGCTCGTGGAGCGCCGTGGCCACACGACGCCCCAGGCGCGAGGCCCGGCCCTGGAGGCGTGCCCCGTGGACCCTCGCCGTCCCGTGTCCAATGCCATCGACGTCACCGCGCTGCCTTGA
- a CDS encoding TonB-dependent receptor plug domain-containing protein — translation MRWTFLARAVACLALNIPLVAHAQAPEADGGVPPAASEPAAASEPAVASEPAAASEPAVASEPAAASKPADGGMPAAASAPGDAPAVESEPFAPRTTVVRGKTPPPPESPERRDPTGAITVIDARERAGEARDTAELLVGSVGLAVQDSGGYGQSKSLVVRGAAANGVLVFLDGIPLNGAGGMADLSQIPAALVERFEVLRGGAGARYGSGGLGGAVNIITRAPGPHLRTSGEVTYGSWDTVLGHVAATGPLLDGQALLLVHAGRSDGDFTYELDELPAVDDNPLVSELRARNDARGGGGLLRYRRRLPGGSRLDALAELSLEDRAIPGTVQNPQSSGNQELGRLALGLRWSGLLGAVGQGSARGFFQRNGLEVTGALPGAGGVQRHSVGGVELEGRRALGDMQALTVTVASSAEGVTEAQDAQSASWWRASVMAMDEVRLLGGAVSVVPSLRVERVGPYWLLSPKLGAAVSPGGGFSLRANVGQSHRAPSFLELYIRQGTLLPNPGLKPERALYADAAVSWRSDARAGEEDDAEPRWSATAGVFGALYENLIAYELYPPLLARPYNFDAARVWGAELEGEAHPLPWLSASASYTWLRTQNRFGDPRFFGMDLPYRPRHKWVGRVRAGPDWLNARTEVLYQASQLVNRTGSRSLPSRALLSAGASSTFLHKPDLTLSVEVKNLLDVRAYDFTGFPLPGRAAYVTLAVALDREGSAPSTSSASPTPEEPHAALASSP, via the coding sequence ATGCGGTGGACCTTCCTCGCCAGGGCCGTGGCGTGCCTGGCGCTCAACATCCCGCTCGTCGCGCACGCACAGGCTCCCGAGGCCGATGGCGGGGTGCCCCCTGCTGCCTCCGAGCCGGCCGCTGCGTCCGAGCCGGCTGTTGCGTCCGAGCCGGCCGCTGCCTCCGAGCCGGCTGTTGCCTCCGAGCCGGCTGCTGCCTCCAAGCCGGCCGATGGCGGGATGCCGGCCGCTGCCTCCGCGCCGGGTGATGCCCCCGCTGTTGAGTCCGAGCCGTTCGCTCCTCGCACCACCGTGGTCCGCGGGAAGACGCCCCCGCCTCCGGAGTCGCCGGAGCGTCGAGACCCCACCGGCGCCATCACCGTCATCGACGCTCGCGAGCGCGCGGGTGAGGCGCGTGACACGGCGGAGCTGCTCGTGGGCTCCGTGGGGCTCGCGGTGCAGGACTCCGGTGGCTACGGGCAGAGCAAGAGCCTGGTGGTGCGCGGTGCGGCGGCCAACGGCGTGCTCGTGTTCCTGGATGGGATTCCCCTCAACGGCGCGGGCGGCATGGCGGACCTGTCGCAGATTCCCGCCGCGCTGGTGGAGCGCTTCGAGGTGCTGCGCGGTGGCGCGGGCGCGCGCTATGGCTCGGGAGGACTCGGCGGCGCGGTGAACATCATCACCCGCGCGCCCGGTCCGCACCTGCGCACCAGCGGCGAGGTGACGTACGGGAGCTGGGACACGGTGCTGGGCCATGTGGCCGCCACGGGCCCGCTGCTCGACGGACAGGCGCTGTTGTTGGTGCATGCGGGGCGCTCGGACGGGGACTTCACGTACGAGCTGGACGAGCTGCCCGCGGTGGACGACAACCCGCTCGTCTCCGAGCTGCGCGCGCGCAACGACGCGCGGGGTGGCGGTGGGCTGCTGCGCTACCGGCGGCGGCTTCCCGGAGGCTCACGCCTGGATGCGCTCGCGGAGCTGTCGCTGGAGGACCGCGCCATCCCCGGCACCGTGCAGAACCCACAGTCCTCCGGCAACCAGGAGCTGGGCCGACTGGCGCTGGGCCTGCGCTGGTCGGGACTCCTTGGCGCCGTGGGGCAGGGCAGTGCGCGAGGCTTCTTCCAGCGCAACGGGCTGGAGGTGACGGGAGCCCTGCCGGGCGCGGGCGGCGTGCAGCGGCACTCGGTGGGCGGTGTGGAGCTGGAGGGACGCCGGGCGTTGGGGGACATGCAGGCGCTCACCGTCACGGTGGCCTCCTCCGCCGAGGGTGTCACCGAGGCGCAGGACGCGCAGTCCGCGTCATGGTGGCGCGCGAGCGTCATGGCGATGGACGAGGTGCGGCTCCTCGGCGGCGCCGTGAGTGTGGTGCCCTCGCTGCGGGTGGAGCGCGTGGGTCCGTACTGGCTGCTGTCCCCGAAGCTGGGCGCGGCCGTGTCACCAGGCGGCGGCTTCAGCCTGCGCGCCAACGTCGGCCAGTCCCACCGTGCGCCGTCCTTCCTGGAGCTGTACATCCGCCAGGGCACACTGCTGCCCAACCCGGGACTCAAGCCCGAGCGCGCCCTGTACGCGGACGCGGCGGTGTCCTGGCGCTCCGACGCTCGCGCGGGCGAGGAGGACGACGCGGAGCCCCGCTGGAGCGCCACCGCGGGGGTCTTCGGCGCGCTGTACGAGAACCTCATCGCGTATGAGCTGTACCCGCCGCTGCTCGCGCGTCCGTACAACTTCGACGCCGCGCGCGTGTGGGGCGCGGAGCTGGAGGGCGAGGCACACCCGCTCCCGTGGCTGTCCGCCAGCGCCAGCTACACGTGGCTGCGCACGCAGAACCGTTTTGGAGACCCGCGCTTCTTTGGCATGGACCTGCCGTACCGCCCCCGCCACAAGTGGGTAGGGCGCGTGCGCGCGGGCCCGGACTGGCTCAACGCCCGCACCGAGGTGCTCTACCAGGCCTCGCAGCTCGTCAACCGCACCGGCTCGCGCAGCCTGCCCTCGCGCGCCCTGCTGAGCGCGGGCGCTTCCAGCACCTTCCTGCACAAGCCGGACCTTACCCTCTCCGTCGAGGTGAAGAACCTCCTCGACGTGCGGGCCTATGACTTCACCGGCTTCCCGCTGCCGGGCCGCGCCGCGTACGTGACGCTCGCGGTGGCGCTGGACCGGGAGGGCTCCGCGCCCTCCACCTCATCCGCCTCTCCTACCCCCGAGGAGCCTCATGCCGCGCTGGCCTCGTCCCCTTGA
- a CDS encoding FHA domain-containing protein: MLHRLSTLVSQLLADRDALLRTLRWPVLVWEAVPALPTTVTQTQGLTQTGRRPQARSVEPLVFEVRPRPRTGTSEVTVGRSSECDIVVSEPTVSRMHARFRQEPHTGMWSVTDLESHNGTFQDGVLILPGRPAPLFRQASLRLGGVELLFLQAEAFEQYVRSSALRPPARLTRGG; the protein is encoded by the coding sequence GTGCTCCATCGCCTGTCCACCCTGGTTTCCCAGTTGCTGGCCGACCGTGACGCGCTGCTGCGCACCCTCCGCTGGCCCGTGCTGGTGTGGGAGGCGGTGCCCGCGCTGCCGACCACCGTGACGCAGACGCAGGGCCTCACTCAGACGGGGCGCAGGCCCCAGGCCCGCTCGGTGGAGCCGCTCGTCTTCGAGGTCCGCCCGCGTCCGCGCACCGGCACGTCCGAGGTGACGGTGGGCCGAAGCTCCGAGTGCGACATCGTCGTGTCGGAGCCCACCGTGTCCCGCATGCACGCGCGTTTCCGCCAGGAGCCGCACACCGGCATGTGGAGCGTCACGGATTTGGAGAGCCACAACGGGACGTTCCAGGACGGGGTGCTGATTCTCCCGGGCCGGCCCGCGCCGCTGTTCCGCCAGGCCTCGCTGCGGCTGGGCGGTGTGGAGTTGTTGTTCCTCCAGGCGGAGGCGTTCGAACAGTATGTCCGCTCGTCCGCGCTGCGTCCCCCGGCTCGCTTGACGCGCGGGGGGTGA
- a CDS encoding dipeptidase, whose protein sequence is MNRSVLASVLLLGAPALAATPAAPAAPPTQVSAKARAVHESALIIDTHVDTPLRMLEEGFDLGSKPPNGAGHLDLTRARAGNLGAAFFSIWVEPKEFAGQHTHRALRLIDAVLQQVERHPDEMVLALSSKDIVAARAGKRKKLATLMGVEGGHAIQNDLGVLRDFYRLGARYMTLTWSNSTDWADSSGDINDPKVKHHDGLTPFGEEVVREMNRLGMLVDISHVADSTFFDVMKVTKAPVIASHSSARALTDHPRNMTDEMLKAVATNGGVVMVNFFSAFIDDTFRKGYAAAAPERRAAIEALEASLKDADPATRFRKSQEAEFEWAAKVKRPPLDALINHIDHIAKVAGVDHVGLGSDFDGITSTPEGLESVADLPRITEALMARGYTREQLHKILGGNLLRVFREAERVSRELRASPGVQR, encoded by the coding sequence GTGAATCGCTCCGTCCTCGCTTCCGTGCTCCTGCTGGGGGCTCCCGCTCTCGCCGCGACGCCCGCTGCTCCCGCCGCTCCGCCCACGCAGGTCTCCGCCAAGGCCCGCGCCGTCCACGAGTCCGCGCTCATCATCGACACCCACGTGGACACGCCCCTTCGGATGCTCGAAGAGGGCTTCGACCTGGGCTCGAAGCCGCCCAATGGCGCGGGCCACCTGGACCTCACCCGCGCTCGCGCCGGCAACCTGGGCGCCGCCTTCTTCTCCATCTGGGTGGAGCCGAAGGAGTTCGCAGGCCAGCACACCCACCGCGCCCTGCGCCTCATCGACGCCGTGCTCCAGCAGGTGGAGCGCCACCCGGATGAGATGGTGCTGGCCCTCTCCTCGAAGGACATCGTCGCCGCGCGCGCGGGCAAGCGGAAGAAGCTCGCCACGCTGATGGGCGTCGAGGGCGGCCACGCCATCCAGAACGACCTGGGCGTGCTGCGCGACTTCTACCGCCTGGGCGCGCGGTACATGACGCTCACCTGGTCCAACTCCACCGACTGGGCCGACTCGTCCGGCGACATCAATGACCCCAAGGTGAAGCACCATGACGGCCTCACTCCCTTCGGAGAGGAGGTCGTCCGCGAGATGAACCGGCTGGGCATGCTCGTGGACATCTCCCACGTGGCCGACTCCACCTTCTTCGACGTGATGAAGGTGACGAAGGCGCCGGTCATCGCGTCGCACTCGTCCGCCCGCGCGCTCACCGACCACCCGCGCAACATGACCGACGAGATGCTCAAGGCCGTCGCCACCAACGGCGGCGTCGTCATGGTCAACTTCTTCTCGGCCTTCATCGACGACACCTTCCGCAAGGGCTACGCCGCCGCGGCTCCCGAGCGGCGGGCCGCCATCGAAGCGCTGGAGGCGAGCCTCAAGGACGCCGACCCCGCCACGCGCTTCCGCAAGTCCCAGGAGGCCGAGTTCGAGTGGGCCGCCAAGGTGAAGCGGCCTCCGCTCGACGCGCTCATCAACCACATCGACCACATCGCCAAGGTGGCGGGCGTGGACCACGTGGGCCTGGGCTCGGACTTCGACGGCATCACCTCCACGCCGGAGGGCCTCGAGTCCGTGGCCGACCTGCCCCGCATCACCGAGGCCCTCATGGCCCGGGGCTATACCCGCGAGCAGCTCCACAAGATTCTCGGCGGCAACCTGCTGCGCGTCTTCCGCGAGGCCGAGCGCGTCAGCCGCGAGCTGCGTGCGTCCCCGGGTGTCCAGCGCTGA